One region of Streptomyces sp. CG4 genomic DNA includes:
- a CDS encoding peptidoglycan recognition protein yields MLLGSLPGLAAIVALSLFAHGVEDTTVAQDGPLPARAPAFHRAARPHIVPRSVWLGTAGRAQPPPPRYDDKVIAVFLHHTDSPGNYDCADVPNIIRHLYAGQTGDRHWDDIGYNFLVDRCGTIYEGRAGGSDRAVIGAHTLGFNHRTAGIAAIGTFTAGVPVPKAMTDAIAALAAWKLGLADIDPRANVRLVSSDSHSRFQLGTAVTLPALAGHKDGYMTNCPGVALTVLLPEIREHAARLQGRTTPAVPSRTIPVLPGRAGPAFPGWTAPVLPGRPAPGALTGTP; encoded by the coding sequence GTGCTGCTCGGCAGTCTGCCCGGCCTGGCGGCGATCGTCGCGCTCTCCCTGTTCGCCCACGGTGTCGAGGACACCACCGTGGCCCAGGACGGGCCCCTGCCGGCCCGCGCTCCGGCCTTCCACCGCGCCGCCCGGCCGCACATCGTGCCCCGCTCCGTCTGGCTGGGCACCGCCGGCCGCGCCCAGCCGCCGCCCCCGCGCTACGACGACAAGGTGATCGCCGTCTTCCTCCACCACACCGACTCGCCGGGCAACTACGACTGTGCCGACGTGCCGAACATCATCCGCCACCTGTACGCCGGCCAGACCGGCGACCGGCACTGGGACGACATCGGCTACAACTTCCTCGTCGACCGCTGCGGCACTATCTACGAAGGGCGCGCCGGAGGCTCCGACCGGGCCGTCATCGGCGCCCACACCCTGGGCTTCAACCACCGCACCGCCGGGATCGCCGCGATCGGCACCTTCACCGCCGGGGTGCCCGTGCCCAAGGCCATGACCGACGCGATCGCCGCCCTCGCCGCCTGGAAACTGGGCCTCGCCGACATCGACCCGCGCGCGAACGTCCGCCTCGTCTCCAGCGACAGCCACAGCCGCTTCCAGCTCGGCACCGCCGTCACCCTGCCCGCCCTGGCCGGCCACAAGGACGGCTACATGACCAACTGTCCCGGCGTCGCCCTCACCGTCCTCCTGCCCGAGATCAGGGAGCACGCCGCCCGTCTCCAGGGCCGGACCACCCCGGCCGTCCCCAGCCGGACCATTCCGGTTCTGCCGGGCCGGGCCGGCCCCGCCTTCCCGGGCTGGACCGCCCCCGTTCTCCCGGGCCGGCCGGCCCCCGGGGCGCTCACAGGAACCCCCTAG
- a CDS encoding DUF4240 domain-containing protein — translation MDETEFWELIDAARETAEGDPEEQADVLVDRLLQLDPDMVLDFARHFEARYNRAYRWDLWGAAWVLLDGASDDAFDFFRCWLIGQGREVYEGAVHEPDSLAELLGEFDEEIDGDGEELGYAADEAYEQLTGTVAPDLGIAPAPAEPEGTPVDFENERALAERFPRLWDRFRE, via the coding sequence ATGGACGAGACGGAGTTCTGGGAGCTGATCGACGCCGCCCGCGAGACCGCCGAGGGCGATCCCGAGGAACAGGCCGACGTGCTCGTGGACCGGCTGCTCCAGCTGGACCCCGACATGGTCCTGGACTTCGCCCGTCACTTCGAGGCCCGCTACAACCGCGCCTACCGCTGGGACCTGTGGGGTGCCGCCTGGGTGTTGCTGGACGGGGCCAGCGACGACGCGTTCGACTTCTTCCGCTGCTGGCTGATCGGCCAGGGCCGGGAGGTCTACGAGGGCGCCGTGCACGAGCCGGACTCACTGGCCGAGCTGCTGGGCGAGTTCGACGAGGAGATCGACGGCGACGGCGAGGAGCTGGGCTATGCGGCGGACGAGGCCTACGAGCAGCTGACCGGCACCGTCGCACCGGACCTGGGCATCGCCCCGGCCCCCGCCGAGCCGGAGGGCACACCGGTGGACTTCGAGAACGAGCGGGCCCTCGCCGAACGGTTTCCGCGGCTGTGGGACCGCTTCCGGGAGTAG
- a CDS encoding helix-turn-helix transcriptional regulator → MRAARLIKMVLLLQSRPSMTAAELARELEVSERTVTRDAQALSEAGVPVYADRGRAGGYRLIGGYRTRLTGLARSEAEALFLSGVPRALREMGLEDAASAARLKVSAALLPSLRDAPDSAAQRFHLDAPAWFQEPETPALLPVVAEAVWDDRRVTARYRRGDREVERLLEPYGLVLKAGVWYLCARVADGDSSEGDSGDDSSGAYQPYRTYRIDRFRAVDPLEERFSRDPEFGLPGYWAEQAERFARSILRAEVVVRLSPLGVRRLRYAVEPVAARTALSGLGEPDGAGWVTVTLPVESEEVAYTQLTALGAEAEVLAPQSLRERFAADAARLAALYGRTGDRRRPWTDSADAG, encoded by the coding sequence ATGCGTGCGGCCCGGCTCATCAAGATGGTGCTCCTGCTGCAGTCCCGGCCGTCCATGACCGCCGCCGAACTCGCCCGGGAGCTGGAGGTGTCGGAGCGGACGGTCACCCGGGACGCGCAGGCGCTGTCGGAGGCCGGCGTGCCGGTGTACGCGGACCGGGGGCGGGCCGGCGGATACCGGCTGATCGGCGGCTACCGGACCCGGCTGACGGGCCTGGCCAGGAGCGAGGCGGAGGCGCTGTTCCTGAGCGGGGTGCCCAGGGCGCTCAGGGAGATGGGGCTGGAGGACGCCGCCTCCGCGGCCCGGCTGAAGGTCTCCGCGGCGCTGCTGCCCTCGCTGCGGGACGCCCCGGACAGCGCCGCCCAGCGGTTCCATCTGGACGCGCCGGCCTGGTTCCAGGAGCCGGAGACGCCCGCGCTGCTGCCGGTGGTCGCGGAGGCGGTGTGGGACGACCGCCGCGTCACCGCCCGGTACCGGCGGGGTGACCGCGAGGTCGAGCGGCTGCTGGAGCCGTACGGGCTCGTGCTGAAGGCGGGCGTCTGGTACCTGTGCGCGCGGGTGGCCGACGGCGACTCCTCGGAGGGCGACTCGGGAGACGACTCCTCCGGGGCATACCAGCCCTACCGGACCTACCGGATCGACCGGTTCCGTGCCGTGGATCCTCTGGAGGAACGGTTCTCCCGTGATCCGGAGTTCGGCCTGCCCGGCTACTGGGCCGAGCAGGCCGAGCGGTTCGCACGCTCGATCCTGCGCGCCGAGGTCGTCGTACGGCTGTCCCCGCTGGGCGTGCGCAGGCTGCGGTACGCCGTCGAACCGGTGGCGGCGCGCACGGCGCTGAGCGGGCTGGGCGAGCCGGACGGCGCGGGCTGGGTGACGGTGACGCTGCCGGTGGAGTCCGAGGAGGTCGCGTACACACAGCTGACGGCCCTCGGGGCAGAGGCCGAGGTGCTGGCCCCGCAGAGCCTGCGGGAGCGGTTCGCGGCGGATGCGGCTCGGCTGGCGGCGCTCTACGGCCGTACGGGCGACCGCCGGCGCCCCTGGACGGACTCCGCGGACGCCGGATAA
- the aceE gene encoding pyruvate dehydrogenase (acetyl-transferring), homodimeric type produces MTDPNAIQPSALDQLPDRDPEETAEWQASLDAVAREAGPHRAAYLMRRTLERAEAGGIALPKLLETDYVNTIPTSAEPGLPGDPEMEARITAWNRWNAAAMVTRGSKHGVGGHIATFASAAWLYETGFNHFFKGKEGDGSGDQLYIQGHASPGIYARAFLDGRLNEHHLDHFRQETGGNGLPSYPHPRRLPWLWEFPTVSMGLGPLSAIYQARFNRYLTNRGIKDVSSSHVWAFLGDGEMDEPESTAALALAAREELDNLTFVINCNLQRLDGPVRANFKIVQELEAQFRGAGWNVVKTLWGTAWDELFALDTTGALVRRLREVPDAQIQTYQTRDAAYIRADFFGKDPALAELAKLLSDDKILECFHLSRGGHEARKVYAAYKAAVEHKGAPTVILAQTVKGHTLGEGFASKNANHQMKKLTVDEFKTMRDLLELPISDSQFVDGVVPYGHPGADSPEVRYLQERRAALGGPAPARRTHALAPLPAPAEKAFAAFDKGSGSQNVATTMAFVRLVKDLVRDKETGRRWVPIVPDEARTFGMESLFPSLGIYSPKGQTYEPVDRDQLMYYKEAKNGQILNEGITEAGSMADFIAASTAYATHGEAMIPFYIFYSMFGWQRTADQMWQLGDQLGRGFLVGATAGRTTLTGEGLQHADGHSPVIAATNPAALTYDPAFAYEVAVIVREGLRRMYGEAKPGEDQNVFYYLTVYNEPLPQPAKPQGLGIDEGVVKGLYRFNTAESAGLSPAANAARIQLLGSGTAIHWALQAQKLLAEEWGVAADVWSATSWSELRRDAMEADAALLRGEERVPYVRQALQGAEGPVLAVSDYMRQVPDQIAQWVEQDWSSLGADGFGLSDTREAARRHFGVDAQSIVVAALAQLAKRGEVKATAVKEAREKYGL; encoded by the coding sequence ATGACCGACCCCAACGCCATCCAGCCGAGCGCGCTCGACCAGCTCCCCGACCGCGACCCGGAGGAGACCGCCGAATGGCAGGCCTCCCTCGACGCCGTCGCCCGGGAGGCCGGGCCGCACCGCGCCGCGTACCTGATGCGGCGCACGCTGGAGCGCGCCGAGGCGGGCGGCATCGCGCTGCCGAAGCTCCTCGAGACGGACTACGTCAACACCATCCCCACCTCCGCCGAGCCGGGCCTGCCCGGTGACCCGGAGATGGAGGCCCGGATCACCGCCTGGAACCGCTGGAACGCCGCCGCCATGGTGACCCGCGGCTCGAAGCACGGCGTCGGCGGCCACATCGCCACCTTCGCCTCCGCCGCGTGGCTGTACGAGACGGGCTTCAACCACTTCTTCAAGGGCAAGGAGGGCGACGGCTCCGGCGACCAGCTGTACATCCAGGGCCACGCCTCCCCCGGTATCTACGCCCGCGCCTTCCTCGACGGCCGGCTGAACGAGCACCACCTGGACCACTTCCGCCAGGAGACCGGCGGCAACGGCCTGCCGTCGTACCCGCACCCGCGCCGGCTGCCCTGGCTGTGGGAGTTCCCGACGGTGTCGATGGGTCTCGGCCCGCTCTCCGCGATCTACCAGGCACGCTTCAACCGCTACCTCACCAACCGCGGCATCAAGGACGTCTCGTCCTCGCACGTGTGGGCGTTCCTCGGCGACGGCGAGATGGACGAGCCGGAGTCGACGGCGGCCCTCGCGCTCGCCGCCCGTGAGGAGCTGGACAACCTCACCTTCGTCATCAACTGCAACCTGCAGCGCCTCGACGGCCCGGTCCGCGCCAACTTCAAGATCGTGCAGGAGCTGGAGGCCCAGTTCCGCGGCGCCGGCTGGAACGTCGTCAAGACGCTCTGGGGCACCGCCTGGGACGAGCTGTTCGCCCTCGACACCACGGGCGCGCTGGTACGCCGCCTGCGCGAGGTACCGGACGCGCAGATCCAGACGTACCAGACCCGCGACGCCGCCTACATCCGCGCCGACTTCTTCGGCAAGGACCCGGCGCTCGCCGAGCTGGCGAAGCTGCTGAGCGACGACAAGATCCTGGAGTGCTTCCACCTCTCGCGCGGTGGTCACGAGGCCCGCAAGGTCTACGCCGCGTACAAGGCCGCCGTCGAGCACAAGGGCGCGCCGACCGTGATCCTGGCCCAGACGGTCAAGGGTCACACCCTCGGCGAGGGCTTCGCGTCGAAGAACGCCAACCACCAGATGAAGAAGCTGACGGTGGACGAGTTCAAGACGATGCGTGATCTTCTTGAACTCCCCATCTCCGACAGCCAGTTCGTCGACGGCGTGGTGCCCTACGGCCACCCGGGCGCCGACTCCCCCGAGGTCCGCTACCTCCAGGAGCGCCGCGCGGCCCTCGGCGGCCCGGCCCCCGCCCGCCGTACGCACGCCCTCGCCCCGCTCCCCGCCCCCGCCGAAAAGGCCTTCGCCGCCTTCGACAAGGGCTCCGGCTCGCAGAACGTGGCCACCACGATGGCCTTCGTCCGCCTGGTCAAGGACCTGGTCCGCGACAAGGAGACGGGCAGGCGCTGGGTGCCGATCGTCCCGGACGAGGCACGCACCTTCGGCATGGAGAGCCTCTTCCCCTCCCTCGGGATCTACTCCCCCAAGGGCCAGACGTACGAGCCGGTCGACCGCGACCAGCTGATGTACTACAAGGAGGCCAAGAACGGCCAGATCCTCAACGAGGGGATCACCGAGGCCGGTTCGATGGCCGACTTCATCGCCGCGTCCACCGCGTACGCGACGCACGGCGAGGCGATGATCCCCTTCTACATCTTCTACTCGATGTTCGGCTGGCAGCGCACGGCCGACCAGATGTGGCAGCTCGGCGACCAGCTCGGCCGCGGCTTCCTCGTCGGCGCGACGGCCGGCCGTACGACCCTCACCGGCGAGGGCCTGCAGCACGCCGACGGCCACTCCCCGGTGATCGCGGCGACGAACCCGGCCGCCCTCACCTACGACCCCGCCTTCGCCTACGAGGTCGCGGTGATCGTCCGCGAGGGTCTGCGCCGGATGTACGGCGAGGCCAAGCCGGGCGAGGACCAGAACGTCTTCTACTACCTGACGGTCTACAACGAGCCGCTGCCGCAGCCCGCCAAGCCGCAGGGCCTCGGCATCGACGAGGGCGTCGTCAAGGGTCTGTACCGCTTCAACACGGCGGAGTCCGCGGGCCTGTCCCCGGCCGCCAACGCCGCGCGCATCCAGCTGCTGGGCTCCGGTACGGCGATCCACTGGGCCCTTCAGGCGCAGAAGCTGCTGGCCGAGGAGTGGGGCGTGGCCGCCGACGTGTGGTCCGCGACCTCCTGGTCCGAGCTGCGCCGGGACGCGATGGAGGCCGACGCGGCCCTGCTGCGCGGCGAGGAGCGGGTGCCGTACGTCCGCCAGGCGCTGCAGGGTGCCGAGGGCCCGGTGCTGGCCGTCTCCGACTACATGCGCCAGGTTCCCGACCAGATCGCGCAGTGGGTCGAGCAGGACTGGTCCTCGCTGGGTGCCGACGGCTTCGGTCTGTCGGACACCCGTGAGGCCGCCCGCCGCCACTTCGGCGTCGACGCCCAGTCGATCGTCGTCGCGGCCCTGGCCCAGCTCGCCAAGCGCGGCGAGGTGAAGGCCACGGCGGTCAAGGAGGCCCGGGAGAAGTACGGGCTGTAA
- a CDS encoding GntR family transcriptional regulator, which yields MTAPVVHSLREQIREHIVEGIVSGRWQPGERIVERRIATELEVSQTPVREALRELESLRLIESAPNKGVRVRNLTAADLEESYPVRAGLEAIAAELAASHLAEDCSALEPHVLALYKADRDADGTAQVRHTVGFHRELVRAANNSVLLHTWEGLGIEVFTALSIRWLGTVQQSYAEEHEELVAAFKRRDPRIAEIVKAHVLGCAPRA from the coding sequence ATGACCGCGCCCGTCGTCCACTCGCTGCGCGAACAGATCCGCGAGCACATCGTGGAGGGGATCGTCAGCGGGCGCTGGCAGCCGGGTGAGCGCATCGTGGAGCGCCGTATCGCCACCGAGCTGGAGGTCAGCCAGACCCCGGTCCGCGAGGCCCTGCGCGAGCTGGAGTCACTGCGCCTGATCGAGTCCGCGCCGAACAAGGGCGTGCGCGTGCGGAACCTGACCGCGGCGGACCTGGAGGAGAGCTATCCGGTCCGGGCCGGACTGGAGGCCATCGCGGCGGAGCTGGCGGCCAGCCATCTCGCGGAGGACTGCTCGGCCCTGGAGCCGCATGTCCTGGCCCTGTACAAGGCCGACCGCGACGCCGATGGCACGGCCCAGGTCCGCCACACCGTGGGCTTCCACCGCGAGCTGGTCCGGGCCGCGAACAACTCGGTACTGCTGCACACCTGGGAGGGCCTGGGCATCGAGGTCTTCACGGCGCTGTCGATCCGCTGGCTGGGCACGGTGCAGCAGTCGTACGCGGAGGAGCACGAGGAACTGGTGGCCGCCTTCAAGCGGCGGGACCCCCGGATCGCCGAGATCGTGAAGGCCCATGTCCTGGGGTGCGCGCCGCGCGCCTGA
- the sucB gene encoding 2-oxoglutarate dehydrogenase, E2 component, dihydrolipoamide succinyltransferase, with product MAVSVTLPALGESVTEGTVTRWLKAEGERVEADEPLLEVSTDKVDTEIPSPASGVLASIKVAEDETVEVGAELAVIDDGTGAPAAAPAPAAEAAPAAPAPVAEAAPAPAAPAPAAAPAAPAGGATGTDVVLPALGESVTEGTVTRWLKSVGDSVEADEPLLEVSTDKVDTEIPAPASGVLLEIVVGEDETAEVGAKLAVIGAAGAAPAAAPAPATPAPAAAAPAAPAPAPAAPAAPAAPAAPAAAPAPVAPAAPAPAPAPAPVTPATAPTSPTATQATDEGAYVTPLVRKLAAENGVDLAAVKGTGVGGRIRKQDVIAAAEAAKAAAAAPAPAAAPAAAKKAPALEVSPLRGQTVKMPRIRKVIGDNMVKALHEQAQLSSVVEVDVTRLMKLRAKAKDGFAAREGVKLSPMPFFVKAAAQALKAHPVINARINEAEGTITYFDSENIGIAVDSEKGLMTPVIKGAGDLNIAGIAKATADLAGKVRANKITPDELSGATFTISNTGSRGALFDTIIVPPGQVAILGIGATVKRPAVIETEEGTVIGVRDMTYLTLSYDHRLVDGADAARYLTAVKAILEAGEFEVELGL from the coding sequence ATGGCGGTTTCCGTAACCCTTCCGGCGCTCGGTGAGAGCGTCACCGAGGGCACTGTCACCCGCTGGCTGAAGGCCGAGGGCGAGCGCGTCGAGGCCGACGAGCCGCTGCTCGAGGTCTCGACCGACAAGGTCGACACCGAGATCCCCTCGCCCGCCTCCGGCGTGCTGGCCTCCATCAAGGTCGCCGAGGACGAGACCGTCGAGGTCGGCGCCGAGCTGGCCGTGATCGACGACGGCACCGGCGCCCCCGCGGCCGCCCCGGCCCCCGCCGCCGAGGCCGCTCCGGCTGCCCCGGCCCCGGTCGCCGAGGCCGCTCCGGCTCCGGCCGCCCCTGCCCCGGCCGCCGCCCCGGCCGCCCCGGCCGGTGGCGCCACCGGCACGGACGTGGTCCTGCCCGCGCTCGGTGAGTCCGTCACCGAGGGCACCGTCACCCGCTGGCTGAAGTCGGTCGGCGACTCCGTCGAGGCCGACGAGCCGCTGCTCGAGGTCTCCACGGACAAGGTCGACACCGAGATCCCGGCGCCCGCCTCCGGCGTGCTCCTGGAGATCGTGGTCGGCGAGGACGAGACCGCCGAGGTCGGCGCCAAGCTCGCCGTCATCGGCGCCGCGGGTGCCGCCCCGGCCGCCGCTCCGGCTCCGGCCACCCCGGCCCCCGCCGCCGCTGCCCCGGCCGCTCCGGCCCCGGCTCCGGCTGCCCCGGCCGCGCCCGCCGCTCCGGCCGCGCCCGCCGCCGCCCCGGCCCCGGTCGCCCCCGCGGCTCCGGCTCCGGCGCCCGCCCCGGCTCCGGTCACCCCGGCCACCGCGCCGACCTCCCCGACCGCCACCCAGGCGACGGACGAGGGCGCCTACGTCACCCCGCTGGTGCGCAAGCTCGCCGCCGAGAACGGCGTCGACCTGGCCGCTGTCAAGGGCACCGGCGTCGGCGGCCGTATCCGCAAGCAGGACGTCATCGCCGCCGCCGAGGCCGCGAAGGCCGCCGCCGCTGCTCCGGCCCCGGCCGCCGCACCGGCCGCCGCCAAGAAGGCCCCGGCGCTGGAGGTCTCCCCGCTGCGCGGCCAGACCGTCAAGATGCCCCGCATCCGCAAGGTCATCGGCGACAACATGGTCAAGGCGCTGCACGAGCAGGCCCAGCTGTCGTCGGTCGTCGAGGTCGACGTCACCCGCCTGATGAAGCTGCGCGCCAAGGCCAAGGACGGCTTCGCGGCCCGTGAGGGCGTCAAGCTCTCCCCGATGCCGTTCTTCGTCAAGGCCGCCGCGCAGGCGCTGAAGGCCCACCCGGTCATCAACGCCAGGATCAACGAGGCCGAGGGCACGATCACCTACTTCGACTCCGAGAACATCGGTATCGCGGTGGACTCCGAGAAGGGCCTGATGACCCCGGTCATCAAGGGTGCGGGCGACCTGAACATCGCCGGTATCGCCAAGGCCACGGCCGACCTGGCCGGCAAGGTCCGCGCCAACAAGATCACCCCGGACGAGCTGTCCGGTGCGACCTTCACCATCTCCAACACCGGTTCGCGTGGCGCCCTGTTCGACACGATCATCGTGCCGCCGGGCCAGGTCGCGATCCTCGGCATCGGTGCCACGGTCAAGCGTCCGGCCGTCATCGAGACCGAGGAGGGCACGGTCATCGGCGTCCGCGACATGACCTACCTGACCCTCTCCTACGACCACCGCCTGGTCGACGGCGCCGACGCGGCCCGTTACCTGACGGCGGTCAAGGCGATCCTGGAAGCGGGCGAGTTCGAGGTCGAGCTGGGCCTTTGA
- the lpdA gene encoding dihydrolipoyl dehydrogenase has protein sequence MANDASTVFDLVILGGGSGGYAAALRGAQLGLDVALIEKDKVGGTCLHRGCIPTKALLHAGEIADQARESEQFGVKATFEGIDVPAVHKYKDGVIAGLYKGLQGLIASRKVTYIEGEGRLSSPTSVDVNGRRVQGRHVLLATGSVPKSLPGLEIDGNRIISSDHALVLDRVPKSAIILGGGVIGVEFASAWKSFGSDVTVIEGLKHLVPVEDENSSKLLERAFRKRGIKFNLGTFFQKAEYTQDGVKVTLVDGKEFEAEVLLVAVGRGPVSQGLGYEEQGVAMDRGYVLVDEYMQTNVPTISAVGDLVPTLQLAHVGFAEGILVAERLAGLKTVPIDYDGVPRVTYCHPEVASVGITEAKAKEIYGADKVVAIKFPLGGNGKSRILNTTGEIKLVQVKDGAVVGIHMVGDRMGEQVGEAQLIYNWEALPAEVAQLIHAHPTQNEALGEAHLALAGKALHAHD, from the coding sequence GTGGCGAACGACGCCAGCACCGTTTTCGACCTAGTGATCCTCGGCGGTGGTAGCGGTGGTTACGCCGCGGCCCTGCGCGGGGCGCAGCTGGGCCTGGACGTCGCCCTGATCGAGAAGGACAAGGTCGGCGGCACCTGCCTGCACCGGGGTTGCATCCCCACCAAGGCCCTGCTGCACGCGGGCGAGATCGCCGACCAGGCCCGCGAGAGCGAGCAGTTCGGCGTGAAGGCGACCTTCGAGGGCATCGACGTCCCGGCCGTCCACAAGTACAAGGACGGCGTCATCGCCGGCCTGTACAAGGGCCTGCAGGGTCTGATCGCGTCCCGCAAGGTGACCTACATCGAGGGTGAGGGCCGACTGTCCTCCCCCACCTCCGTCGACGTCAACGGCCGGCGCGTCCAGGGCCGCCACGTCCTGCTGGCGACCGGCTCCGTGCCGAAGTCGCTGCCGGGCCTGGAGATCGACGGCAACCGGATCATCTCCTCCGACCACGCCCTCGTCCTGGACCGCGTGCCGAAGTCCGCGATCATCCTGGGCGGCGGTGTCATCGGCGTCGAGTTCGCCTCGGCGTGGAAGTCCTTCGGCTCGGACGTCACGGTCATCGAGGGCCTGAAGCACCTCGTCCCGGTCGAGGACGAGAACTCCTCGAAGCTTCTTGAGCGCGCGTTCCGCAAGCGCGGCATCAAGTTCAACCTGGGCACCTTCTTCCAGAAGGCCGAGTACACCCAGGACGGCGTGAAGGTCACCCTCGTGGACGGCAAGGAGTTCGAGGCCGAGGTCCTCCTCGTCGCCGTCGGCCGCGGCCCGGTCTCGCAGGGCCTGGGCTACGAGGAGCAGGGCGTCGCCATGGACCGTGGCTACGTCCTGGTCGACGAGTACATGCAGACCAACGTCCCGACCATCTCCGCCGTCGGTGACCTGGTCCCGACGCTCCAGCTCGCGCACGTCGGCTTCGCCGAGGGCATCCTGGTGGCGGAGCGTCTGGCCGGTCTGAAGACCGTCCCGATCGACTACGACGGTGTCCCCCGGGTGACGTACTGCCACCCGGAGGTCGCCTCCGTCGGCATCACCGAGGCCAAGGCCAAGGAGATCTACGGCGCGGACAAGGTCGTCGCCATCAAGTTCCCCCTGGGCGGCAACGGCAAGAGCAGGATCCTGAACACCACGGGCGAGATCAAGCTCGTCCAGGTCAAGGACGGTGCCGTGGTCGGCATCCACATGGTCGGCGACCGCATGGGTGAGCAGGTCGGCGAGGCCCAGCTGATCTACAACTGGGAGGCGCTGCCGGCCGAGGTCGCCCAGCTCATCCACGCCCACCCGACGCAGAACGAGGCGCTCGGCGAGGCCCACCTGGCGCTGGCCGGCAAGGCGCTGCACGCACACGACTGA
- a CDS encoding leucyl aminopeptidase: MTALTLSTAAAPGLRADAIVIGVAKGAGSRSGDLVVAPGAEAVDKAYDGKLAGVLETLGASGAEGELTKLPAPAGFKAPIVVAVGLGAEPDAKSEDAGDEVYDAEALRKAAGVAARALAGSKKAAFALPVDGPGAVGAIAEGVLLGAYAFDVYKENGKDAKGKNGKAPLAEAALLGGKPRDAAHKGAVARAVAVAEELNRARDLINMPPNDLNPAAFAAEAQAAAKEHGLKVQVLDEKALAKGGYGGILGVGGGSAAGPRLVKLSYTHPKADKHLAFVGKGITYDSGGISLKPAGHNETMKCDMSGAAAVFAAVVAAARLGLEVSVTGWLALAENMPSGSATRPGDVLRMYSGKTVEVLNTDAEGRLVLADALWAASQEKPDAIVDVATLTGAMMLALGSRTFGVMANDDAFRSAVHEAAEEVGEPAWPMPLPEHLRKGMESQVADLANMGERMGGGLVAGLFLREFVAEGITWAHLDIAGPAFNEGGPFGYTPKGGTGSAVRTLVRLAELTAAGDLG; the protein is encoded by the coding sequence GTGACTGCTCTGACTCTCAGCACCGCAGCGGCGCCCGGCCTGCGGGCCGACGCGATCGTGATCGGTGTCGCCAAGGGCGCTGGATCCAGGTCCGGGGACCTCGTCGTCGCGCCGGGCGCCGAAGCCGTGGACAAGGCGTACGACGGCAAGCTGGCCGGCGTTCTGGAGACCCTCGGTGCCTCGGGTGCCGAGGGCGAGCTCACCAAGCTGCCCGCACCGGCCGGTTTCAAGGCCCCGATCGTCGTGGCGGTCGGCCTGGGCGCGGAGCCGGACGCCAAGAGCGAGGACGCGGGCGACGAGGTCTACGACGCCGAGGCGCTGCGCAAGGCCGCCGGCGTGGCCGCCCGGGCGCTCGCCGGCTCGAAGAAGGCGGCGTTCGCGCTGCCCGTCGACGGCCCGGGTGCCGTCGGCGCGATCGCCGAGGGCGTGCTGCTCGGCGCGTACGCCTTCGACGTCTACAAGGAGAACGGCAAGGACGCCAAGGGCAAGAACGGCAAGGCTCCGCTGGCCGAGGCCGCGCTGCTCGGCGGCAAGCCGCGCGACGCCGCCCACAAGGGTGCCGTCGCCCGTGCCGTCGCGGTCGCCGAGGAGCTGAACCGCGCCCGCGACCTGATCAACATGCCGCCGAACGACCTCAACCCGGCGGCGTTCGCCGCCGAAGCGCAGGCCGCGGCCAAGGAGCACGGCCTCAAGGTGCAGGTGCTCGACGAGAAGGCCCTGGCCAAGGGCGGCTACGGGGGCATCCTCGGCGTCGGCGGCGGCTCGGCCGCGGGCCCACGCCTGGTCAAGCTGTCGTACACGCACCCGAAGGCCGACAAGCACCTCGCATTCGTCGGCAAGGGCATCACCTACGACTCGGGCGGCATCTCGCTGAAGCCGGCCGGGCACAACGAGACGATGAAGTGCGACATGAGCGGTGCGGCCGCCGTGTTCGCCGCGGTCGTCGCCGCCGCGCGGCTCGGCCTGGAAGTCAGCGTCACCGGCTGGCTGGCGCTGGCCGAGAACATGCCGTCCGGCAGCGCCACCCGCCCCGGGGACGTCCTGCGCATGTACAGCGGCAAGACCGTCGAGGTCCTCAACACCGACGCGGAGGGCCGCCTGGTCCTGGCGGACGCGCTGTGGGCGGCCTCGCAGGAGAAGCCGGACGCGATCGTGGACGTCGCGACCCTCACCGGCGCGATGATGCTGGCGCTGGGCAGCCGGACGTTCGGGGTCATGGCCAACGACGACGCGTTCCGCTCCGCGGTGCACGAGGCGGCGGAGGAGGTCGGCGAGCCGGCCTGGCCGATGCCGCTGCCTGAGCACCTGCGCAAGGGCATGGAGTCCCAGGTCGCCGACCTCGCGAACATGGGTGAGCGGATGGGCGGCGGGCTGGTCGCCGGTCTCTTCCTGCGCGAGTTCGTGGCGGAGGGGATCACCTGGGCGCACCTCGACATCGCCGGCCCGGCGTTCAACGAGGGCGGTCCGTTCGGGTACACGCCCAAGGGCGGCACGGGTTCTGCCGTGCGCACGCTGGTCCGGCTGGCGGAGCTCACCGCCGCGGGTGACTTGGGCTGA